In a genomic window of Mercenaria mercenaria strain notata chromosome 19, MADL_Memer_1, whole genome shotgun sequence:
- the LOC128551160 gene encoding kinetochore protein Nuf2-like, with amino-acid sequence MEDDEFNFHRIVKSEKTVAQLALQDLLESLWNQKYPETPWTKNEASVKLFEEKEDKHFQNSLQGLSHKEKERKIQKRNRLQNTFRDDNWKNYEWDISKFAYALVDSKLFDLDVTDATGMPVSEHIVMLKNIRNTTAHFTTFYCDTDYSKKTLMSIEDHIKALELVKLNVSPYIEKLQRIKTEEKPVSIQVWFEMRTQFEKLKSSQEVYEERERRYLMQEKLCAAESEKHSKELERLKTVSEYALLKQSHTAECERIKQSYSMEVERLQSENALLKQNHLREVERLQSEHALLKQSYLMEVERLQSENALLKQSHLREVESLQSENELQKQRLESVINLHKRKHSENLKEFQKLKSEKLESHNKVQKTTEQTNFDRCKRNGILKAVIVIMMIWHQVKSK; translated from the coding sequence ATGGAAGACGATGAGTTTAACTTCCACAGAATTGTAAAGAGTGAGAAAACAGTGGCTCAACTTGCCCTCCAAGACTTATTAGAGTCCCTTTGGAATCAAAAATACCCTGAAACTCCATGGACAAAAAATGAAGCAAGTGTAAAACTGTTTGAAGAAAAAGAAGATAAGCACTTTCAAAACAGCTTGCAAGGATTATCTCACAAAGAAAAGGAGAGAAAAATTCAGAAAAGAAACCGACTGCAAAACACTTTCAGAGATGACAATTGGAAAAATTATGAATGGGATATCAGCAAGTTTGCATATGCTTTAGTAGACTCCAAACTCTTTGATTTAGATGTAACCGATGCGACAGGTATGCCAGTCAGTGAGCACATCGTCATGTTAAAAAACATTCGTAATACTACTGCTCATTTCACAACATTTTACTGTGACACTGATTATTCTAAAAAGACTTTAATGTCGATAGAAGACCATATAAAAGCATTAGAGCTGGTAAAACTGAATGTATCCCCATACATCGAAAAATTGCAAAGAATAAAAACAGAGGAAAAACCTGTTTCAATCCAAGTATGGTTTGAAATGAGGACACAGTTTGAAAAGCTGAAAAGCTCACAAGAGGTCTATGAAGAAAGGGAGAGGAGATACTTAATGCAAGAAAAACTGTGTGCAGCAGAAAGTGAAAAGCATTCCAAGGAATTAGAGAGGCTTAAAACTGTCTCAGAATATGCATTATTGAAGCAAAGCCATACAGCAGAATGTGAAAGAATAAAGCAAAGTTATTCGATGGAAGTTGAGAGACTTCAGTCTGAAAACGCTTTACTGAAGCAAAACCATTTAAGGGAAGTTGAAAGACTTCAGTCTGAACATGCATTACTGAAGCAAAGTTATTTGATGGAAGTTGAGAGACTTCAGTCTGAAAACGCATTACTGAAGCAAAGCCATTTAAGGGAAGTTGAAAGTCTTCAATCAGAAAATGAATTACAGAAGCAAAGACTGGAGTCAGTTATTAATCTGCACAAACGGAAACATTCCGAAAATCTGAAAGAATTTCAGAAACTAAAATCTGAGAAACTGGAATCACATAACAAAGTTCAGAAAACTACAGAACAGACGAATTTTGACAGATGTAAACGCAATGGAATTTTGAAG